In Crinalium epipsammum PCC 9333, the following are encoded in one genomic region:
- the galE gene encoding UDP-glucose 4-epimerase GalE, with protein MSQTILVTGGAGYIGSHAVLALQQAGYEVIVLDNLSYGHRELVEQVLKVKLIVGDTSDRALLDQLFATHNIAAVMHFAAYIAVGESVVEPAKYYRNNVIGTLTLLEAMLNASINKFIFSSTCALYGEPKIVPIPEDHPFNPISPYATSKLMVEQMLSDFDVAYNLKSVRFRYFNAAGADPNGLLGEDHSPETHLIPLVLLTALGKRDSVSIFGTDYSTKDGTCVRDYIHVADLAQAHVLGLDYLLKGGESQVFNLGNGNGFSVREVIETAKQVTGKEIKIVESDRRPGDPPILVGSSDKARKIIGWNPKYPDVNEIITHAWQWHQKRHQ; from the coding sequence GTGTCGCAAACAATTCTTGTAACTGGGGGCGCAGGATATATTGGCTCCCATGCCGTTTTAGCACTGCAACAAGCTGGATATGAAGTAATCGTTTTAGATAACCTTTCTTATGGGCATCGAGAGCTTGTAGAACAGGTATTGAAAGTTAAATTAATTGTCGGTGATACAAGCGATCGCGCTTTATTAGATCAATTATTTGCCACTCACAATATTGCAGCAGTCATGCACTTTGCGGCTTATATCGCTGTAGGCGAGTCGGTTGTTGAGCCAGCTAAATATTACCGCAACAATGTCATCGGCACACTGACACTTTTAGAAGCAATGTTAAACGCTTCTATTAACAAATTTATATTTTCTTCCACTTGCGCTCTCTATGGTGAACCTAAAATAGTTCCCATTCCTGAAGATCATCCCTTCAATCCCATCAGCCCTTATGCAACCAGTAAGCTGATGGTAGAACAAATGCTTTCTGATTTTGATGTTGCCTATAACTTAAAATCAGTTCGTTTCCGTTATTTTAATGCTGCCGGAGCAGATCCTAATGGCTTACTTGGTGAAGATCATAGCCCAGAAACTCACTTAATTCCATTAGTACTTTTAACAGCTTTAGGTAAGCGAGATTCTGTCTCAATTTTTGGTACAGATTATTCTACTAAAGACGGTACTTGTGTTCGCGACTATATTCACGTTGCCGACTTAGCACAAGCTCATGTTTTAGGTTTAGATTATTTACTAAAAGGTGGAGAAAGTCAAGTTTTTAACTTAGGAAATGGTAACGGTTTCTCAGTAAGAGAAGTGATTGAAACAGCCAAGCAAGTAACGGGTAAAGAAATCAAAATAGTAGAGAGCGATCGTAGACCAGGCGATCCACCAATCTTAGTTGGTAGTAGTGACAAAGCTAGAAAAATTATAGGCTGGAACCCGAAATATCCCGACGTAAATGAAATCATAACTCATGCGTGGCAATGGCATCAAAAACGCCATCAATAG
- a CDS encoding anti-sigma factor: MTDPLLPERYTELMAGYALGNLSSQEAEEFNQLLKEHPEFNTEIDSLQEVLALMPYTLPEVEPPPHIKEAILQTVHSEMQRKPTQKRFSLPWSQIAGAIAATFIITLGWDNYHLKQQMSILEVEAARQKDVIAMLKNPDTHLVALKGMDRAEKAGGSVVMTPGEPKSVLILQNLPVLPQGQFYQLWAVVNGEKIPSGRFNASSRGTVLVKLSTPPAQSVQGLVVTVEVSPAPHSPSGPMVMTSNL; this comes from the coding sequence ATGACTGATCCACTTCTTCCTGAACGTTATACAGAATTAATGGCAGGGTATGCCCTCGGCAACCTTAGCTCCCAAGAAGCTGAGGAATTTAACCAACTGCTAAAAGAACATCCTGAATTCAACACAGAAATAGATAGTTTACAGGAAGTGTTAGCACTGATGCCCTACACTTTACCTGAAGTAGAACCGCCGCCACACATCAAGGAAGCTATTCTGCAAACTGTCCATAGTGAAATGCAAAGGAAGCCAACTCAAAAGCGGTTTTCTTTACCTTGGAGTCAGATAGCTGGTGCGATCGCTGCAACTTTTATTATTACTTTAGGTTGGGATAACTATCATCTCAAGCAACAAATGAGTATTCTAGAGGTGGAGGCAGCACGGCAAAAAGATGTGATTGCCATGCTCAAAAATCCCGATACTCATTTAGTTGCTCTCAAAGGTATGGATAGGGCAGAGAAAGCGGGAGGAAGTGTTGTGATGACTCCAGGTGAACCCAAATCTGTTTTAATCCTACAGAATCTTCCGGTTTTACCTCAAGGTCAGTTTTATCAACTTTGGGCTGTAGTTAATGGTGAAAAAATTCCTTCGGGGCGGTTTAATGCAAGTTCACGAGGAACTGTTTTGGTCAAACTTTCCACTCCCCCTGCACAGTCTGTACAAGGGTTAGTCGTTACTGTAGAAGTGTCACCCGCGCCCCATAGTCCATCTGGCCCTATGGTTATGACCAGTAACCTTTAA
- a CDS encoding sigma-70 family RNA polymerase sigma factor — MDIDSTSSPTEKVLPTDAEVFRALKAGQSDAIGILYDRYASLVYRLSLKILANYQEAEDLTQEIFLTLWRSNTYNPARGSLSSYLTTLTRSRAIDKIRSRGTKLKFLQRWGQMMKTETASNTPFEAASLSQRSHQVHSALAQLPANHRQVLEMAYYDGLSQSEIAKKLDIPLGTIKTWSRQGLLNLRKNLQDFIE; from the coding sequence ATGGATATTGACTCTACGAGCAGTCCAACTGAAAAGGTACTCCCAACAGATGCAGAAGTATTTCGCGCCTTAAAAGCTGGTCAATCTGATGCTATAGGTATTCTTTACGATCGCTATGCCAGCCTTGTTTATAGATTATCACTCAAAATTTTGGCGAATTACCAAGAAGCAGAAGACTTAACCCAAGAAATTTTTCTCACTCTCTGGCGTAGCAATACTTACAATCCCGCCCGTGGTTCTCTCAGTAGCTATTTAACAACTCTAACTCGCTCAAGAGCAATTGATAAGATTCGTTCTCGTGGCACAAAGCTGAAATTCCTTCAGCGTTGGGGGCAAATGATGAAAACTGAAACAGCCTCTAATACACCATTTGAAGCAGCATCTTTAAGCCAACGTTCTCACCAGGTTCATTCTGCCCTTGCCCAACTTCCAGCTAATCATCGTCAGGTATTAGAGATGGCTTACTACGACGGTCTTAGCCAATCAGAAATTGCTAAAAAGTTAGATATACCCTTGGGAACCATCAAAACTTGGTCGCGCCAAGGCTTACTAAATCTCAGAAAGAACCTACAAGATTTTATTGAATAA